A stretch of DNA from Eriocheir sinensis breed Jianghai 21 chromosome 30, ASM2467909v1, whole genome shotgun sequence:
AAGGGGTGACCATTTTACTTAATTGATATGGAAGATTGCGGTCTGTTGGATGCGTGCGTATAAACTGGCGAACACCCTTTACCTAGGATCGGATCGCACTCTTACCTGGCCCTGCACGAGGACCGCCATGTCGACGAAGAGGTCATGGAGTTCTCTGAGGGAGGTCTCGAGCTTCATGATCTCCTCGTGCCGCGCCTCAATGTCCGCCAGCTGCTGCCGCGCCTGTAGTGTCTCCGTGATGatctgacggaggaggaggaggaggaggaggtgttgttgttattgtttttgttattataggtggtggtggtggaggtggtgtggtgttgacattgttggtggtggtgttgtttttggtagtggtggagtggaaggggagggtcGAAGGGGTgttaacagaagaaaagaaagaagaggaagaggaggatgtggtgtTATATATttggagagatttacatagatttacatagatattgtTGTTATaggaggtgatgggggtggtggtgctgacattgttgttgttggtggtggtggtggtgttgtttttggtagtggtggagtggaaggggagggtcGAAGGGGTgttaacaaaagaaaagaaagaagaggtagaggaggatgtGGTGTTATGTATttggagagatttacatatatttacatagatattcaggccACACAGACACTacggttcagagagagagagagagagagagagagagtagtagtagtagtagtagtagtagaagtagtagtaggaaacATATATGATACAAATTAGGTAAGAAAACTAAAGTAATATAAACAAAccgaccccccaaaaaaacaacaaaaaaacaaaaaaacaataacaacaaaacaaaaaaacaaactaaCCGAAAACAATCATGAacattaaaataaagaaaaagataaagaaaaccgAGACAAGAACCAAGCcgaacacaagaagaaaaaagagaagaaaagaaacacaaacagacaaacaatcaAACACGCCTGACTTGTTTATACTAACCCCCTGTGTGAAGATCTCCAAGTTgtccttctccagcatctcgtccAGCTCCTCTTCGGTGGGGTCCTTGCCGgctggggggggagaggggaggaggggttatcatcatcatcatcatcatcttcatcatccttctcctcctcctcctccttctcctcttcttcctccttctcatcatcatcatcataattatcatcatcatcataactatcatcatcatcatcatcatcataattatcatcatcatcatcatcatcatcatcatcatcatcatccttctcctcctccttctcctcttcttcctccttctcctcatcatcatcataattatcatcatcatcataataattatcatcatcatcatcatcatcatcatcatcatcatcatcatcatcatcatccttctcctccttctcctcttcttcctcctccttatcatcatcataattattatcattatcatcattcatcttcatccttctcctcctcctccttctcctcttcttccttcatctcctcctcatcataattatcatcattatcatcattcatcttcatccttctcctcctcctcttcctcctcttcatcttcttccttctcctcctcctcctcctttaccatcaTCACCCCCTCATTAACCGTCCACCTTCagcctgcctacgacttaaccaCCTTCAACCTgacctctccttcttccactcatctatACTTCTTTTCATAGGAACAACACTGATTAGCGAGCTCTCTTCTATTCACATTTATTTTTccccatgagctgcttcctttactataaaaaaaatccatctTCCACTGTCTACCTCCATCCCGCCACTCACTTATCTGCAGCTGTCGGTGGATGCGGTCCTTGCACTTGTCTCTGTACTCCTCCTGCACGTGGTGGTATTGCGTCATCGCCTCCACGAACCTCTTGGTGGCGGCGCTGTGCTGGGTCCGCCGTATCCGGGCATCAGCGCTGTGCATCTCGCCATCAGGGTCAGTCTGGGGCGATAGctctgtgggggaggaggaggagaggggtggtggtgaaggtggtggtgttagtagaggtggtggtggaagaggaagaggtgttggAAGTGGTAGTGACGGTGTAgagagtggcggtggtggtggtggatatgaaggtggaggtagaggtggagctggaagaggaggaagagttggaggtggtagtgatggtgtagACTGTAGacggtggtgaagatggtgagggAATGGAGTGACGGATGAAGAGGACAAGGATGAATGGTGGATGAAGGCGAGATATAGAAAGGACTTGTTTGAGGATGCATGGAGGTCGGTGTGGCCAAACGTGCGTCTTTAATTAGGACAGTCCGGTTACTtatcattagttagttagttcgtgCATTTAGACTGAGGTTGATAATTGTTCTCGTTTGGGGGCGCTAGAAAAAatcttgtatattatttttactatACATTAAGTAACGGAAACTCAAGTCCATGATAGAGGTTATTGAAGTTATcgtatgaaaaagagagagagagagagagagagagagagagagagagagagagagagagagagagattttttatttgatttgaaatgtttaTTGACAAATTTACAGCcaaaaggatggggagagagagagagagagagagagagagagagagagagagagagagagagagagagagagagttggtgaagTTTAGCAATCACGTGTTTCATGGAACCTTAGTTTTTatggtctttttctctctcccgcccatacgacacacacacacacacacacacacacacacacacacacacacatggagagagagagacggggggggttGAAGGAAGGGGTAACATATAACTCTCTCTGGTCTCACATACCGTAAAACGAAACACATTATCGAGAAATTATAAATAAAGACCAAGAGTAAATAGATAAAgtaagagagaataaataaataaacaaagataagaaGGGGAGGTATATCAGAGCGAGTCAtaaaaaaacgataaagaaacgtgacataaaataaagataaggatGTGTAAtaaaactaacctaaataaacTGTTTGGAGAGGACGTGTGTTGCCATATTCGGATCATTGTTTTTGTCTCGAGATGGAATGGAGTCACGGAAGGATGCTGGAGCCTGTAGATGTTTTCGGCTCTTACAACAGCTATTTCCTAGGCCACAAGGGAGACTCGAGTTGGGTAGTCATAGtgttgtttttcacattcacgatggagaagccttgtcacactaccaccaggctcatgaaactacccatggaaatactaaaacCAGCTCTACGAAGGTCTTTTCAGATGTTTAAAAGGCCATAAAGGAGtccaatcgggttctcataagttgtttttcacattcacggtgcataagccttgtcacactaccactaggctcataaaactacccatggaaatactaacataacctctactaaagccttactAGATGTTTTAGATTATGATGGGCCTGTTATTCCACATTCACGGTGCataagccttgtcacactaccaccaggctcataaaactacccatgaaaatactaacacaagctCTACGAAGGTTTTATCAAATGTTTTAGAATATGGGCCATTTCCAAGGGCCACTAAGGAGTCTAATTGGGTTCTCATAagttgtttttcacattcacggtgcataagccttgtcacactaccaccaggctcatgaaactacccatggaaatactaacaacctctacgaaagccttactagATGTTGTTGATTATGATGGGCCTGATATTACAGCAACTATATATAAAGTCCACAAAGATTAGTAGgtttctcataagtgtttttccacattcacggtgcagaagccttgccaaactaccactaggctcatgaaactacccatggaaatactaacatgtTCTACGAAGGTCTTatcaaatgtttaaaaatatggatcTGACCTcacctattttcaaaggccacaaatatTAGTCGGtttctcatgagtgctttccacattcacggtgcagaaaccttgttaaactaccactaggctcaagaaactacccaaggaaagaCTAACATAAGCTCTACGGAGGAGTCTAATCGGCCATGGAAATACACAAGCTCTACGAAGGAGTCTAATtggccatggaaatactaacacaagctCTACGAAGGAGTCTAATCGGccaaggaaatactaacacaagctCTACGAAGGAGTCTAATcggccatggaaatactaacacaagctCTACGAAGGAGTCTAATcggccatggaaatactaacacaagctCTACGAAGGAGTCTAATcggccatggaaatactaacacaagctCTACGAAGGAGTCTAATcggccatggaaatactaacacaagctCTACGAAGGAGTCTAATcgaccatggaaatactaacacaagctCTACGAAGGAGTCTAATcgaccatggaaatactaacacaagctCTACGAAGGAGTCTAATcggccatggaaatactaacacaagctCTACTAAGGAGTCTAATTGGGGTCTCATAAGTTGTTTTATCACATTCACTACcattaggctcatgaaactacccatggaaatactaacacaagctCTACGAAGGTTCTATCAAATGTTTAAGGGGATGGGCCTGACCTTACAACAGCACAACCTTGGCAGCCTTACCCTTTAGCTTCGCGTTGACCTTTGCCCCTGACCTCTTGATATCCGCCATGAGGTCATCCAACTCCTTCTTGAGCTCTGCGGAGACGGATGAGTGTTACTAAGGGAATGGGTATAATGGATGAAAAGGATGAGGGTGAGAGAGGTTGAGGGAATGAGATGATGGGTGAAGGTGGTGAGGGAATGGAGTgacggatgaagaggagaaggatgagtgaTGGATGAAGGTGACGAGAGCGTTTGGGTGAGAAGTGGCGATGGTGATTTTaagtgtgaaggagagaaaggggaaatgaaaaAAGGGTGAGGGAGATTACGATAAAAAAGGGAAGTGGGTGAAATGGATGAGAGgtggatttattattttttttatttatttatttattttttatttttgcagCAAAGGAGGCAATTCAAGGGCGTAAATGGACTagtgagaaaatggaaaaagaagtaaagctagaaaagggaagagaaaggggaagatagggagatagacggagaaggaaatagagagggaaaggaaagaaagtggtaataggaggaggtggaaaagtagaggaaataaagagtggaagaaggaaacaaagagaagtaaagatggagagggggagagaaagggaaagatagggagattgatgatgatggaaagggagagaagaaaaaaagggtgatgatggaagaggtggaagaaaagagaaaagaaagatggaaggaagtaaagatggagagggggagagaaagggaaagatagggagatagatgatgatggaaagggagagaaaaaaaaaggtgatgataggtggtagaaaaaaagaggaaataaagatggaaggagtgaaagaaaggggattaaagatagagagagggagataaaggggaagatagggagatagatgatgatggaaagggagataagaaaaaaaaggtgatgatggaaggaggtgaaagaaatagagaaataaagatggaaggaatgaaagaaagaggagtaaagatagagaatgggagagaaagggaaagatagggagatagatgaggatggaaagggagataagaaaaaaaaggtgatgatggaaggaggtgaaagaaatagaggaataaagatggaaggaatgaaagaaagaggagtaaagatagaaagtgggagagaaagggaaagatagggagatagatgatgatggaaagggagagaagaaaaaaaaggtgatgatggaaggaggtagaaaataatagagaaaataaagatggaaggagtgaaagaaaggggattaaagatagagagagggagagaaagagaaagataagggagatagatgaggatggaaggagagaagaaaaaaaagggtgataatggaaggaagtgaaagaaatagagaaaataaagatgggaggaacgaaagaaagatgattaaagatagagagagggagagaaagggaaagatagggagatagatgatgatggaaagggaaagaagaaaaaaaggtgatgatggaaggaagtgaaagaaatagaaaagagaaagatggaaggagtgaaacaaagaggaataaagatagagagtgggagagaaagggaaagatagggagatagatgatgatggaaagggaaagaagaaaaaaaggtgatgatggaagaaggtggaaaaatagaagaaagaaagatgaaaggagtgaaagaaagaggaataaagatagagagtgggagagaaagggaaagatagggagatagatgaggatggaaagggagagaagaaaaaaaggtgatgatggaaggagatagaaaaaaagaggaaataaagatggaaggagtgaaagaaagaggagtaaagaaagagaagggaggagagaaagggaaagatagggagatagatgatgatggaaagggagataagaaaaaaaaaggtgatgatggaaggaggtggaagaacaaaagaaagaaagatgaaaggagtgaaagaaagaggattaaagatagagagagggagagaaaggggaagatagggagatagatgatgatggaaagggagataagaaaaaaaaggtgatgatggaaggaggtgaaagaaatagagaaataaagatggaaggaatgaaacaaagaggagtaaagatagagagtgggagagaaagggaaagatagggagatagatgatgatggaaagggagagaagaaaaaaaatggtgatgatggaaggaggtagaaaataatagagaaaataaagatggaaggagtgaaggaaaggggattaaagatagagagagggagagaaagagaaagatagggagatagatgatgatggaaagggagataagaaaaaaaaggtgatgatggaaggaggtgaaagaaatagagaaataaagatggaaggagtgaaacaaagaggagtaaagatagagagggggagagaaagggaaagatagggagatagatgaggatggaaagggagagaaaaaaatgtgatgatggaaggaggtgaaagaagtagagaaataaagatggaaggaatgaaagaaagaggagtaaagatagagaatgggagagaaagggaaagatagggagatagatgaggatggaaagggagagaagaaaaagaatgtgatgatggaaggaagtgaaagaaatagagaaaagaaagatggaaggagtgaaacaaagaggaataaagatagagagtgggagagaaagggaaagatagggagatagatgatgatggaaagggaaagaagaaaaaaaggtgatgatggaagaaggtggaaaaatagaagaaagaaagatgaaaggagtgaaagaaagaggagtaaagaaagagaagggaggagagaaagggaaagatagggagatagatgatgatggaaagggagataagaaaaagaatgtgatgatggaaggaagtgaaagaaatagagaaaagaaagatggaaggagtgaaagaaagaagagtaaagaaagagaagggaggagagaaagggaaagatagggagatagatgagaatggaaagggagagaagaaaaaaggtgatgatggaaggaggtgaaagaatagaagaaatagaatggaaatagaatagaatagaaatataatagaagaatagaagaaaaacagaagaaagaaagatgggaataataataataataataataataataataataataataataataataataataataataataataataacaacaacataatacatataatagtaataacaataataatccaTACCGTCAcatgcaaacatacatacatacatacataggtcgTGTGTGTACATTTGCTCTTTGATGTGAACTTAAGCCAGAAAGGTTACCTAACAtttcctgtgtgtgcgtgtgtgtgtgtgcgtgtgtgtgtgtgtgtgtgtgtgtgtgaagtgtgcCACGGGagacggtacacacacacacacacacacacacacacacacacacgttccgtCAATATTACATCGTGTGGTTCAATTAGttggagatagggagaggagttaaacggaggaggaggaggaggaggaggaggacgaggaggaggtgcatGAGTAAGCGGTGGTTATAGAGACAGtggagaggaggtagaaaggagataagagagagagagagagagagagagagagagagagagagagagagagagagagagagagagagagagagagagagagagagagagagagagagagagagagagagagagatttacatagaaaatcagaccacccagacttggtggtctgtccttaagcctaagtgattttacattaatcagaaggctcctaaacgttgcatttctactctagttgatattaagttgaaggaaatgacggtcgagcttatttttgatggagttaatcgtgttacactggaccactgacggtggaagcttattccattctctcactacaacgttggtgaagaaaaatttggtgcaatctgaatttacttgtctacatttgagttttacgccattgttcctcgtgcgcaaagtgtcatcgatcataaacaatgttgatctgtctacattcgtgaaaccattaagtattttaaaacattcgatcagttttcctcggaggcgacgtttctcaagagagaacatgttaagggtagaaagcctttcttcgtaggatttgttgcgcaaggaagggatcattttcgttgcccgacagagagagagagagagagtcgagagAAAATGAAATCAAGATGGatgaagcgaatggaggagaaggaaaaggagaaacatgtaaaaaaagaaaagaaaataggaaaaaaagatgaaagaaagaaagaaaggaaggaagggaagtaggaagagtcataacagcagtagtagtagtagtagtagtagtaattcctcccgaaattgacctctctttcggccacctgttttgattctttttttttctttttttttttgtaggagcagcgagtagcgggatttttttatttattattgtttcctttttttgtgcccttgagctgtctcctttgttgtaaaaaaaaagtagtagtagtagtagtagtagtagtagtagtagtagtagtagtggtagtagcaaggGAGAGGAGAGCTTAATCATCACCTTTACCTGTCCGCCGCTTACCTGGGTCGGTGGTGCTGGATGAGAGCATTTCCCCGTGTCTCTTGCGGACCTGTGCCACGGCCGCCTCGATCTTGCCCACGCCCTCCAGTACCTCCTCAACCTAGCCGAGCAGAAGGGTGAAAGGGAAAAGGTGAATTTGAGGACGAATACgaacggaaagagaagaaagaaagagagacgaaggaggaatgaTGGGAAATGAAAtgcggaaagaggagaaggaagaagggagataaagatggaggaataaatagataaagaggaaagagagagagagagagagagagagagagagagagagagagagagagagagagagagagagagagagagagagagagagagagagagagtaatatttttttaaattataaTTTAACATTCTCAGAATCTAACCTATCAATTATTACAAGaagttaatagatagataaatagatagatatacagataaaaaaaaacaatagtacAGTCAAATACAAGAAgtcagtagatagatagatagatagatagatagatagataagtataaAAAGGAAATAGTACAGTTAAGTATgagaatatagatagatacatagatagatagatagatagacagataattaTAAAAAGTAGTACAGTTAATAtaagttgatagatagatagataaatagaaataagTGAATTAGTCGTTGATAATCCAAGACAATGATAATAAGTACATAATTAAAGAGACTTATTATATTAGTTCTAAGGAGACGTTgagtggaggtgaaggacgaaataatagataaaaggaggaaggatagatagTAATAGATAGTGAATTAGTGATGACCTTGTGACCTGAAAGAGACGCAAGCTGGGACACGTGACCTCAAACTACCCATGACCTCTCTTGTGACCTCTCCCATGAGTttgatattgttttttttcttgtcctattttctttattttctttatttcttttatttttgctttagATTATATtttgcttcacttttttttcctgtgttaaTTTATTTACgtcttttttatcgtttttactatcttgattttctttttttctttattttcttttattctttgttttatactttattttgttatacattttttctttgtgttaatttccttccgtctttctttctcttttctttttattcttttgattttttttcctttttctttttttctttattttcttttatttatttgctttagaTTATTTTTCGTTatgctttcatttttttgtttgtgttactTTACTTactacatctttcttttttttctttttctctcaattttctttatttctttatttttctttattttcttttattttttgcttcagaTTATTTTtcgttatacttttttttctttgtgttaattttttttttcctctctttctctttcctttattatctttctttttttctgtttttctttgttttctttttcattcagtcattcattcacgCATTTTTTTCCGGTATTTATTTGatttatccattcattcattcattcattcattcatttctctctctctctctctctctctctctctctctctctctctctctcacacacacacacacacacacacacacacacattatatttattatctcctcttcatctatttgttagttatttttgtttattcattatctatctatttcattcTTTCGTCACACACTTACCCTTGACCGTAAGTGGCGTGaccttttattattcttttatttatctattaatctatttctctctttctttctttctttctttctttctttctttctttctttcttctttcacacacTTATCCTTGACCTTAAGTGGCGTGACCTTGCTTAACCTGTTGACCTCGACTGACCTGCGAGAAGAACCGCTCCATCGCTGCCTGTTCCGCCGTGACTGCAATGTCGACTGTGACCTCAGCTTGACCTTCATCCTGGCCCTGGAAGGTGACAAACAGCCTGAGTTAGAAGCAAAAGTTACCACCCACCACCTTAGCTGACTCATTAGGAAGTGATTATCGAAAAGTAGGTACATTAAAGCACTTGACTAATattacaggaagaaaaataatacagtacTTAAATAACAGTATAAGTTTTGGGtgtatatatgaataatttagGAAGTGATTGTCGATAAGTAGGTACATTAAAGCACTTGACTGACATTATAATCACAAAAATAATACAATACTTTAATTACAGTATAAGTTTTGGGTGTATATATGCATAATTgattgatcacacacacacacacacacacacacacacacacacacacacactacagtttACAACGTTGCCACATTGTCGTACCCTGAAcattacatttattatttttagccTCCAAGACTGCCGTACCCACACAAATGATGTTAGAAAGTTAAGGGTATcgatgtttttatgttcttttttgctatagttaccGGTTACGAAAATGTAAtccgctgagtacgataatttggcaacgctgattacgaagacagacagacggaaggcCAAAACATAAGTCGACTAACGTATCGATCGACTTGTCACATCCATGagttccgtgggcgtcccctttgcCTCCTCCGCTCAAGGTTGTTGCTTCGTACGGATACAACGTTTTGAGCAGCGGAAGTAGAACGTTTCGAGGCCGTAAAAACAAACCGTGACAACGAGCAagaaaatatcaaacaaacaccaAAAGGAAATGACAAAAACGAAATAGGCTCAAGATGGAACTAGTTTTTTTTCAGTAcctttttactttattattactattattattattattattattattattattattattattattattattattattattattattattattattattattattattattattattattattattattattattattattattattattattattattagtagtagtagtagtagtagtagtagtagtagtggtagtagtgttactattattattattattattattattattattattattattattattattagtagtagtagtagtagtagtagtagtagttgttgttgttgtagtgttattattattattattattattattattattattattagttgtagaagtagtagtagtagtagtagtagtaatatgttTCGGTCTGGTGGATTATCAAACTCATGCTAATTGTTTGCATACTATCATTTGGCGACGAATTGCGTGAGTCATTATGGAACAACTGTTATAACATGTGTGGGCGCCTTACCTtacagctcgtgtgtgtgtgtgtgtgtgtgtgtgtgtgtgtgtgtgtcgtccatTAGTGATGTTAGAGATAAAGAAAGTTGACATTTTACCTTTTAATTAATGCACCATGCACACATAcattaatacatacatacatacacacatacataggccacaaacatacatacatacacatagcaTGGAGATTGACATACAAGCAtacaaaaaaatggagagagagagagagagagagagagagagagagagagagaccttaattATTATTCCTCAGCTGGCACTTGTCGAACTTGGGAAGAGAATATTAAGTAAAACAATTATTTCCCGTTTTAGAACAGGAATGAATCatacacgtgtgtgtgtatgtgtaattcaccacggccacgacacgagcaagtgcatgttCATTATCGTcgtactgccagg
This window harbors:
- the LOC127005521 gene encoding syntaxin-1A-like; the protein is MIRDRLQELKAGQDEGQAEVTVDIAVTAEQAAMERFFSQVEEVLEGVGKIEAAVAQVRKRHGEMLSSSTTDPELKKELDDLMADIKRSGAKVNAKLKELSPQTDPDGEMHSADARIRRTQHSAATKRFVEAMTQYHHVQEEYRDKCKDRIHRQLQITGKDPTEEELDEMLEKDNLEIFTQGIITETLQARQQLADIEARHEEIMKLETSLRELHDLFVDMAVLVQGQGVMVDNIATHVSSAKEYVGEAKVQTAEALKYQGKARKKMIILGVIIGVIVLIILLAIILSV